A stretch of Pseudolysobacter antarcticus DNA encodes these proteins:
- a CDS encoding NAD(P)(+) transhydrogenase (Re/Si-specific) subunit beta — translation MNNLLPIIIDASYFIAAGLFILGIKRMASPATARGGIVWAGIGMLVATLATFLLPEMHNLPLIFAAVVIGTAAAWYSGKKVAMTDMPQMVALYNGMGGGSAAAIGASKLLTFAAIASAVPGGVADAMTRPSTPVLTLAVIGALIGSISFTGSLIAFGKLQGLIDKRFVFVGQKAFNALIFLAAFALGVAMIVWKIEITLIVLFFVAALAFGFLMTLPIGGADMPVVISMYNAFTGLAVAFEGFVLNNPAMIIAGTVVGAAGTLLTQLMAKAMNRSLANVLFGNFGAAGGAAQEISGAQKPIEASDAAVMMAYAERVVIVPGYGMAVAQAQHKIWELTQQLQKRGVKVRFAIHPVAGRMPGHMNVLLAEAGVPYDLIADMDDINPEFANTDVSLVIGANDVVNPMAKTDPTSVIYGMPILDVEDSKNVIVIKRGKGTGFAGIENALFYADNTRMLYGDGAEAVNQLVAELKSMGGH, via the coding sequence ATGAACAATTTGCTTCCGATCATCATTGATGCGAGTTATTTCATCGCCGCTGGATTGTTCATCCTCGGCATCAAGCGCATGGCCTCGCCCGCGACTGCGCGCGGCGGCATCGTCTGGGCTGGTATCGGCATGCTGGTCGCCACGCTCGCGACATTTTTGCTGCCCGAGATGCACAACCTGCCACTGATTTTCGCCGCAGTCGTGATCGGCACGGCGGCGGCGTGGTATTCCGGCAAAAAGGTCGCGATGACCGACATGCCGCAAATGGTCGCGCTGTACAACGGCATGGGCGGTGGTTCAGCGGCAGCGATCGGAGCGAGCAAGCTGCTGACGTTCGCGGCTATCGCCAGTGCGGTTCCCGGTGGCGTAGCAGATGCGATGACGCGACCGAGTACGCCCGTGCTCACGCTGGCCGTAATCGGTGCGCTGATCGGTTCGATTTCTTTCACCGGATCATTGATCGCATTCGGCAAGTTGCAGGGCCTGATCGACAAGCGATTTGTGTTCGTCGGACAGAAGGCGTTTAACGCGCTGATCTTCCTCGCCGCGTTTGCGCTCGGCGTGGCGATGATCGTCTGGAAAATTGAAATCACGCTGATCGTATTGTTCTTTGTCGCGGCACTCGCGTTCGGTTTCCTCATGACCTTGCCGATCGGCGGCGCCGACATGCCGGTGGTGATTTCGATGTACAACGCGTTCACTGGCTTGGCGGTCGCGTTCGAGGGATTCGTGCTGAACAATCCGGCGATGATCATCGCCGGCACCGTTGTCGGTGCGGCCGGCACCTTGCTGACGCAGCTCATGGCCAAGGCGATGAATCGTTCGCTCGCGAATGTGTTGTTCGGCAACTTCGGCGCGGCCGGTGGCGCCGCGCAGGAAATCAGCGGCGCGCAAAAACCGATCGAAGCCAGCGATGCCGCAGTGATGATGGCCTACGCCGAGCGCGTGGTGATCGTGCCGGGTTACGGCATGGCCGTGGCGCAGGCGCAGCACAAGATATGGGAGCTCACGCAGCAGTTGCAGAAGCGCGGCGTCAAAGTGCGTTTTGCGATCCATCCGGTGGCTGGTCGCATGCCCGGCCACATGAACGTGCTGCTCGCCGAAGCCGGCGTGCCGTACGATCTCATCGCCGACATGGACGACATCAACCCCGAGTTCGCCAACACCGATGTATCGCTTGTGATCGGCGCTAACGACGTGGTCAACCCCATGGCCAAGACCGACCCGACCTCGGTGATCTACGGCATGCCAATCCTCGATGTCGAGGATTCAAAAAACGTCATCGTCATCAAACGCGGCAAGGGCACCGGTTTCGCCGGCATCGAGAACGCGCTGTTCTATGCCGACAACACGCGCATGTTGTATGGCGATGGCGCCGAAGCGGTGAATCAGCTCGTGGCGGAATTGAAGTCGATGGGCGGGCATTGA
- a CDS encoding NAD(P) transhydrogenase subunit alpha — protein sequence MIDGFLALYIFMLAAFTGYEIIARVPVILHTPLMSGSNFVHGIVLVGAMVALGEATTPVEKIIGFIGVLLGAGNAAGGYVVTERMLEMFKSSKKPGAK from the coding sequence ATGATCGACGGATTTCTCGCGCTGTACATCTTCATGCTCGCCGCATTCACCGGCTACGAAATCATTGCGCGCGTGCCGGTAATCCTGCACACGCCGCTGATGTCGGGATCGAACTTCGTCCACGGCATCGTGCTGGTCGGCGCAATGGTTGCGCTCGGCGAGGCGACCACGCCGGTAGAAAAAATCATCGGCTTCATCGGCGTGTTGCTCGGCGCGGGCAACGCGGCCGGCGGTTATGTCGTCACCGAACGCATGCTGGAAATGTTCAAATCCAGCAAAAAACCGGGAGCGAAATAA